TGTCGGAGCCGATAGTTCGCCGGTTCCCTCGACAAAAAGTTTTGCCGTAGCGGAACCCGACGAATAGATCCCCGAATGGACGCCCTGCTGTGCGATCGGCTGCTTCGAACCGCAAAAAGCGCAAAAAAGGTCGGTCGCGACGATCCTCTGCCCGCAGAAACCGCAAAATACGTTCTGGTTGGCCAGGCTCACTGAGGCCGGGATCTCCGAGACACCGTATGTCACCAGTCCGGCATTAAGGTTGCTGAGGTGCTCTTCGAGAACCTTGCGCATCTCGGCAGCAGACGTGAACCGAGAGTCGGCGTTGTACTCGACCGCCTTCATCAAGATTCTCTCCATCTGATCGGACAACTGCGGATTTATCTGCCGAGGCCTCGGGTTCTTCTGAAAATCGAATATCAGCAGAGGATTGCTCTGTGGGTCGGCACCTGTCATCAAATGAAACATCGTTGAACCAAGACTGTAGATATCTGACCGCGGTTCAACATTGCCGCTAAACAGTTCCGGCGGAGCGTATCCCATCGTCCCGACCGCCGTAACGCCTTTTTCTTCTTTCTGACTGATCGATCGAGCGATGCCAAAATCTATAAGCATCACGCGGCCCGAATTCCCATCGACCATGATATTCGATGGCTTAAGATCACGATATACGATCGTCGAAGGCTGGCAATGGAGATAGTCGAGGACGTCGATTATCTGGATCGCCCATTCGGTAACGGTCTTTTCATCGATCTTGCCCTCAGGTGCAGATCGCAGCCGGGACGAAAGATCGCCGCCGGAAATATATTTCATTACCAGATAGAAACGGCCCTCGGAGGCATCGTAAAAGTAATCGAAGATCGTCGGGATGGACAGATGGTCGAGCGAAGAAAGGATCATCGATTCGCGTTTGAAATCGTTTATCGCCTTTTCCTGCTGCTCGTCTTCGATATGTGCCTGGACCATCTCCTTGACGGCCCTCAGTACGCCGCCAAGATTATTGTCGCTTGCGAGATAGACGGCACCCATGCCGCCGCCGCCGATCTTTCGAATGATCTCATATCTCGAATTAAGTATGGTCCCTTCCTGCAGAGGCTTCAGCTTTGTCGATTTTCGTCCGTCAGTATCGCTGTCGCCGGTGGTCGACGATGTAAATGATCCGCCCGAGGTATCCACATTCGCCACCGCCGCCGGCGGTTCGGCAACCGGCGGGGTCGGCGGCTCCGCAACAGCGTTAGGCCGCTCCAGCTTCGTATCAGCTTCGTCCATCAGGTTCGGGATCTCGTTCTCCATTATCCTGACCGAATCAAATGTAGCTCCCGATCTGAACGGGTCATGGGCTGCAAGCTCGTCCGTCGGCATTTTTATCTCTGGCTCAGGCTCGAATTCGGCGGCAGGTTCCGATTGAGCGGCCGGAACGGCGGCGACATCCGTCGGAACTTCAGTTGCGACAATAGCCTCAATGACCGGCGTTTCTGCTTCAAAGGGAACCTCGATCTGGGCCGATCGTTCCGGTTCCGCCGTGCTTTCATCATCGATGATCGAGCCTTCGACTTCCGGTGAAGCATTCTCCCGCGGCTCTTCGGCCACTTCTAAAGGAACGGCCGCGATAGTGGCACCGTGCGACGAATCTACTAGCAGTTCATCGGCCTGAAACTCGGATGTCGACTTGGGGACGACAAAATCATTCGTCTTCTCTTTGTCGACGATATCGGTCAAAATGCTCGGCACCGGTACTGCGTCCACGTCTGACGGAAGCGCTTTTTCAGCAGCCGCATTTTCGATCACGGGGTCACCGGCCGATAACATGTCGGCCTGCGGCTCAGGCGCCGTCGGAGCAGCGGTTGACTTAGCCGCCAATCGGGCTGCTTCGTCCGGAGCCATCATTATCGTGCTCTCAAATGCTTCGTCCGGTTCTGCCGGGCTCTCGGCCGCCGGTTCGGGCATCGCAATTGGCTGCAGGCTAATACCACAGAACGGGCAAAACACATCGTTCTCCGATACTTCGGAACTGCATTCATGACAACTGATCATTTGCTATATTTGGGCAGTTTTCGTCTGCCTAACCGTCAATTCGAAATCTCAAGAAGGTCTTGCCGACAATGATCTCATCGCCCTCGTTAAGGACGTGCGGACTGCCGGGCAGAAGGCGGCGTCCGCGATTGACGAACGTGCCGTTCGTCGAACCCAGATCTTCGATAGTGTATGTGTCTTCATTTCGGCGGATCCGGGCGTGCCGGCGGGATACCTTTGCGTCCGGGTCGAACGAATCGAGATCAACGTCTGGAAAAATTCCGTTATCCGCATCCCACCTGCCAATGTACGATTCCACGGCGCTGAGCGGAAACTCAGTGTTCGCCGCATCACCACGCTCGATTATCAAGCGAGCGTGCATCGTACCGGCTGATGCGTCAGTTTTTTCACGGCCCGCATCGCCGTTGCTGTCGATCTTTTCAACAAGGGGCGGAATTCCGACCGACGTAACACTTGAACGGCGAAAATCAGGGCTGCTGATGGTCTGCGGCATCGGTTCCGGCACCCGGTGAACCGGTGCAGGTTGCGGCGGCGGCGCTTGGACGGAGGCCAATCGAGTTCCGCACTCATCGCAAAATCGCGAACCTTCAATACTCTGTTTTCCGCACGACGGGCAATTGTTCATTTTCGCAAAACGGCGCAGACCTTCGGGACCCAGGGAGCCCCTGATATAATAACCTGAAAAGCATTCTATCTCTTAATGTAAAATTCGTAAATCGGCTAGTGCATATCAATCGGCTTCCGAAGTGGCGCGATCGGCGCGGCAAGCTCGCTTCCGGCATATTGATGATCGCAGTTTTTTGAAACTTGGCCGAACATGTGGTCGTAATAACGGCTTGACGCGGCTTTGCGGTTGATAAGGGCACGTCTAGATTCACTTAAATTGTTCAAATCAGAAGAATAGAGGAAATTCAGATATGGCATTGAGCCGAAAGAAGAAGATCATCATCGGAGCGTCCATCGGCCTGCTTCTTGTGATCGTCATTGTTGCGAGCATCTTTGCGACCCGCAAAGATACGCCCGAGGTCACGGTCGTTAAGATCGAAACAAGGCCCGAGCTGCGATCGACCGTAACGTCGTCAGGCGAGATAAGGCCGATCCAATTCATGAACCTAACGAGCGAGGTCCAGGGACGCATCGAGGAGATCTACGTGAAGGAGGGTCAGAAGGTCAACAAAGGCGACCCGCTTGTTCGGCTCGACCCAAATCAGCTTGAATCGAGTACGGACGCTCAGTTTGCAGCTTTGCAGACCGCTCAAAATGATGTTCGCTCGTCTGAAACGCAGATCTCAGCCGCTCAAAACCAGTTGGCACAATCGCAGCAAGCTCTCAATGTCGCTCAAGTTGCTGTCGATAACGCAAGACAGGGAGTTGTGACCGCCCAAACCGAAGTCGACCGTGCTCAGGTCGAATTGAATGCCGCGAACCGCGAATTGCGCCGAAACGAGCAACTTCTCGAAAGCGGAGTCATCTCTCGTCAGGAATTCGATTCTGCTCAGGACCGTGTTGAGAATGCGAAAGTCGCTTTGAATACCTCAAGGGCAAGGCTTGAATCGCAGAAGATATCTATTCGCGACGCAACGGCGCGCGTACAGCAGCAGGAGGTTGCCGTTCGAGACGCCCGGCGGGCCGTAGAGACGGCAACGATAAACGTCCGCTCAACCCAGTCGCGTGCCGATCAGCAGGCTGCCGTTCTTCGTGGCCAGCGGAGCCAGCGCGACAAGACCCTGCAGGTTGCCCCGATCAGCGGCGTTATCGCCGAGATCCCCTCGCGTGTCGGTACATTTGCGGTCGCGGGACTGTCGACGACCGCTTTGTTGACTATCGCAGATATGTC
The DNA window shown above is from Chloracidobacterium sp. and carries:
- a CDS encoding efflux RND transporter periplasmic adaptor subunit: MALSRKKKIIIGASIGLLLVIVIVASIFATRKDTPEVTVVKIETRPELRSTVTSSGEIRPIQFMNLTSEVQGRIEEIYVKEGQKVNKGDPLVRLDPNQLESSTDAQFAALQTAQNDVRSSETQISAAQNQLAQSQQALNVAQVAVDNARQGVVTAQTEVDRAQVELNAANRELRRNEQLLESGVISRQEFDSAQDRVENAKVALNTSRARLESQKISIRDATARVQQQEVAVRDARRAVETATINVRSTQSRADQQAAVLRGQRSQRDKTLQVAPISGVIAEIPSRVGTFAVAGLSTTALLTIADMSTINVEVKVDETEIDKVAVGQKAKIKVDAFGETEIEGEVTQKTPLAVGKSQTSGGLSTNINVQEAKEFRVVIQLTNLSEEVKNGLRPGMSATATITTNTVPNVIAVPLQAIVEKKPDATPEPTVQGNAPTPADRPKPIKGVYVLDGNKAKFVAVETGITGESDIQILSGLSEGQEVITGPSRILNTMKEDTVVKRQVKKEGEVAAK
- a CDS encoding FHA domain-containing protein, yielding MPQTISSPDFRRSSVTSVGIPPLVEKIDSNGDAGREKTDASAGTMHARLIIERGDAANTEFPLSAVESYIGRWDADNGIFPDVDLDSFDPDAKVSRRHARIRRNEDTYTIEDLGSTNGTFVNRGRRLLPGSPHVLNEGDEIIVGKTFLRFRIDG
- a CDS encoding protein kinase, whose translation is MISCHECSSEVSENDVFCPFCGISLQPIAMPEPAAESPAEPDEAFESTIMMAPDEAARLAAKSTAAPTAPEPQADMLSAGDPVIENAAAEKALPSDVDAVPVPSILTDIVDKEKTNDFVVPKSTSEFQADELLVDSSHGATIAAVPLEVAEEPRENASPEVEGSIIDDESTAEPERSAQIEVPFEAETPVIEAIVATEVPTDVAAVPAAQSEPAAEFEPEPEIKMPTDELAAHDPFRSGATFDSVRIMENEIPNLMDEADTKLERPNAVAEPPTPPVAEPPAAVANVDTSGGSFTSSTTGDSDTDGRKSTKLKPLQEGTILNSRYEIIRKIGGGGMGAVYLASDNNLGGVLRAVKEMVQAHIEDEQQEKAINDFKRESMILSSLDHLSIPTIFDYFYDASEGRFYLVMKYISGGDLSSRLRSAPEGKIDEKTVTEWAIQIIDVLDYLHCQPSTIVYRDLKPSNIMVDGNSGRVMLIDFGIARSISQKEEKGVTAVGTMGYAPPELFSGNVEPRSDIYSLGSTMFHLMTGADPQSNPLLIFDFQKNPRPRQINPQLSDQMERILMKAVEYNADSRFTSAAEMRKVLEEHLSNLNAGLVTYGVSEIPASVSLANQNVFCGFCGQRIVATDLFCAFCGSKQPIAQQGVHSGIYSSGSATAKLFVEGTGELSAPTFSLLKDENLVGRRDPMSNIFPEVDLSKYDPQTKISRRHARIWREGSNFLVEDLGSSNGTILSAVSNDSVRLAPHKPHTIVSGDKLRIGDTTLHFVVG